Proteins found in one Synechococcus sp. LA31 genomic segment:
- a CDS encoding 3-isopropylmalate dehydratase small subunit 2 yields the protein MTSSTPFPTGPISSIRGTTVVVRGDDIDTDRIIPARFLKCVTFDALGPAVFADDRAELTASPVGPHPFDRPEHQGAAILLVNRNFGCGSSREHAPQALMRWGIRAVVGESFAEIFYGNCLALGIPCLAAEHDTMLAIQAAAQADPAAVFEVDVANACLSLGEQSWALDLAAGPRQMLSTGQWDATGQLLANGKALEAAAARLPYLSGFVAATR from the coding sequence ATGACCAGCTCCACCCCCTTCCCCACCGGACCGATCAGCAGCATCCGCGGCACCACCGTGGTGGTGCGTGGCGATGACATCGACACCGATCGGATCATTCCGGCTCGCTTCCTCAAGTGCGTCACCTTTGACGCCCTGGGCCCCGCCGTCTTCGCCGACGATCGCGCCGAGCTGACCGCCAGCCCGGTTGGCCCGCACCCATTCGATCGCCCGGAGCACCAGGGCGCCGCGATCCTGCTGGTGAATCGCAACTTCGGCTGTGGTTCCAGCCGGGAGCACGCCCCTCAAGCGCTGATGCGCTGGGGCATCCGCGCTGTGGTGGGCGAGAGCTTCGCGGAGATTTTCTATGGCAACTGCCTGGCCCTTGGGATCCCCTGCCTGGCGGCGGAACACGACACGATGCTGGCCATCCAGGCTGCAGCGCAAGCTGATCCAGCCGCGGTGTTTGAGGTGGATGTAGCGAATGCCTGCCTGAGCCTGGGTGAGCAGAGCTGGGCCTTGGATTTGGCAGCGGGTCCGCGCCAGATGCTGTCCACCGGCCAGTGGGATGCCACTGGGCAGCTGCTCGCCAACGGCAAAGCTCTCGAGGCCGCCGCTGCGCGCTTGCCGTATCTGAGCGGCTTCGTGGCCGCCACTCGCTGA
- a CDS encoding competence/damage-inducible protein A, translated as MTAEILCIGTELLLGNITNGNARWIAEQLAALGIAHHRQAVVGDNRERLIAELQAAAQRCQVLITTGGLGPTPDDLTTEAIAAAFGAPLVEHPQVWAEIQARLAARGRPCAASNRRQAFLPEGAALLPNPTGTAPGMIWTPRPGFTILTFPGVPSEMRAMWQATAASWLQATGLAEGVFASRMLRFWGIAESDLAERMADLLEASNPTVAPYAGSGEVKLRITARAATAAEAEQLLAPVEQEIRARTGRLCFGENEDDLASVVLQQLRRGGHTLAVAESCTGGGLGAALAAVPGASDVFLGGVIAYANRVKQELLGVPAEQLASHGAVSDSVAQAMAVGVRRATGADWALAITGVAGPSGGTAEKPVGLVHIAVAGPDGCCSEGVRFGASRGRCWIQALSAGEALNRLRLALLD; from the coding sequence ATGACGGCTGAAATCCTGTGCATCGGCACCGAGCTGCTGCTCGGCAACATCACCAATGGCAATGCGCGCTGGATTGCTGAGCAACTGGCGGCCCTGGGCATCGCCCACCATCGCCAGGCTGTGGTGGGCGATAACCGCGAGCGACTGATCGCTGAGTTGCAGGCTGCCGCTCAGCGTTGTCAGGTGTTGATCACCACCGGCGGCCTCGGCCCCACCCCAGATGACCTCACCACCGAAGCGATTGCGGCAGCCTTCGGCGCGCCGCTGGTGGAGCATCCACAGGTGTGGGCGGAGATCCAGGCACGCCTGGCGGCGCGCGGCCGGCCCTGCGCCGCCAGCAACCGCCGGCAGGCCTTCCTGCCAGAAGGAGCCGCACTGCTCCCCAATCCCACCGGCACCGCCCCCGGGATGATCTGGACCCCGCGGCCGGGTTTCACGATCCTCACCTTCCCGGGGGTGCCCAGCGAGATGCGGGCGATGTGGCAGGCCACGGCGGCCTCCTGGCTGCAGGCAACCGGCCTGGCGGAAGGGGTATTCGCCAGTCGCATGCTGCGTTTCTGGGGCATTGCTGAGTCTGATCTGGCCGAGCGGATGGCCGATCTGCTCGAGGCCAGTAACCCCACCGTGGCGCCCTACGCCGGCTCCGGTGAGGTGAAGCTGCGGATCACGGCCCGGGCGGCCACAGCAGCTGAGGCGGAACAGTTGCTCGCGCCGGTGGAGCAGGAGATCCGCGCGCGTACCGGCAGGCTCTGCTTTGGCGAGAACGAGGATGATCTCGCCTCTGTGGTGCTGCAGCAGCTGCGCCGTGGCGGTCACACCCTGGCGGTGGCTGAAAGCTGCACTGGCGGCGGTCTGGGGGCGGCTCTGGCGGCGGTACCCGGTGCCTCCGATGTGTTTCTCGGCGGGGTGATTGCCTATGCCAACCGCGTGAAGCAAGAGCTGCTTGGCGTGCCAGCAGAGCAGCTCGCGAGCCATGGCGCCGTGAGCGATTCGGTTGCTCAGGCGATGGCGGTGGGTGTCCGCCGTGCCACCGGCGCCGACTGGGCCCTGGCGATCACAGGAGTGGCAGGCCCCAGCGGTGGCACGGCGGAGAAGCCCGTGGGGCTGGTGCACATCGCTGTGGCAGGTCCTGATGGCTGCTGCAGTGAAGGTGTGCGTTTCGGGGCCAGTCGCGGCCGCTGCTGGATCCAGGCCCTCAGCGCGGGCGAGGCTCTCAACCGGCTGCGCCTGGCCTTGCTGGATTGA
- the leuC gene encoding 3-isopropylmalate dehydratase large subunit, protein MSSGTLYDKVWDLHQLAQLPGGATQLFIGLHLIHEVTSPQAFAALRDLGLGVRHPERTVATVDHIVPTTSQARPFADPLAEEMLATLEANCAEHGITLHGLGSGRQGIVHVIAPELGLTQPGMTVACGDSHTSTHGAFGAIAFGIGTSQVRDVLASQSLAMGKLKVRRIWVDGQLQNGVYAKDLVLHVIRTLGVKGGVGYAYEFAGPAIEALSMEERMTLCNMAIEGGARCGYVNPDRVTFDYLKGRPFAPSGAAWEQAVAWWSSLASGADASFDDEVRFDAATIAPTITWGITPGQGIGVDETVPTLEQTEPDERPLAEEAYRYMDLQPGSPIAGTPVDVCFIGSCTNGRLSDLQAAAAVAKGRQVAPGIKAFVVPGSEQVAAAAEAEGLDKLFVEAGFEWREPGCSMCLAMNPDRLEGRQISASSSNRNFKGRQGSASGRTLLMSPAMVAAAAINGRVSDVRTLLNA, encoded by the coding sequence GTGAGCTCCGGCACCCTCTACGACAAGGTCTGGGATCTGCATCAGCTGGCCCAGCTGCCCGGAGGCGCAACGCAGCTGTTCATCGGCCTACACCTGATTCATGAGGTCACCAGCCCTCAGGCCTTCGCGGCCCTGCGGGACCTCGGCCTGGGTGTGCGCCACCCCGAGCGCACCGTTGCCACGGTTGATCACATCGTGCCCACCACGAGTCAGGCGCGTCCCTTCGCCGATCCGCTCGCCGAGGAGATGTTGGCCACACTGGAAGCCAACTGCGCTGAGCACGGCATCACCTTGCATGGCCTCGGCAGTGGCCGTCAGGGCATCGTGCATGTGATCGCCCCCGAGCTCGGCCTGACCCAGCCCGGCATGACTGTCGCCTGCGGCGATTCCCACACCTCCACCCATGGCGCCTTCGGTGCGATTGCCTTCGGCATCGGCACCAGCCAGGTGCGCGATGTGCTCGCCAGCCAGAGCTTGGCCATGGGCAAGCTCAAGGTGCGCCGCATCTGGGTGGACGGGCAGTTGCAGAACGGCGTGTATGCCAAGGATCTGGTGCTGCACGTGATCCGCACGCTCGGTGTGAAGGGTGGCGTGGGCTATGCCTATGAATTCGCCGGTCCGGCGATTGAGGCGCTCTCGATGGAAGAGCGCATGACCCTCTGCAACATGGCGATCGAGGGCGGTGCCCGCTGCGGCTACGTGAACCCCGATCGCGTCACGTTTGATTACCTCAAGGGCAGGCCCTTTGCCCCCAGCGGTGCCGCTTGGGAACAGGCCGTGGCCTGGTGGAGCAGTCTGGCCAGCGGCGCTGATGCCTCGTTCGATGACGAGGTGCGCTTTGATGCCGCCACCATCGCTCCTACGATCACCTGGGGTATCACGCCAGGCCAGGGCATCGGCGTGGATGAAACCGTACCCACCCTCGAGCAAACCGAGCCCGATGAGCGGCCGCTGGCGGAGGAGGCTTACCGCTACATGGATCTGCAGCCCGGCTCGCCCATCGCCGGCACGCCGGTTGATGTGTGCTTCATCGGCAGTTGCACCAACGGTCGCCTCAGCGATCTGCAGGCGGCGGCAGCGGTCGCGAAGGGCCGCCAGGTGGCTCCTGGGATCAAGGCCTTTGTGGTGCCTGGTAGCGAGCAGGTGGCCGCGGCAGCTGAGGCTGAGGGGCTCGACAAGTTGTTTGTGGAGGCGGGCTTTGAGTGGCGTGAGCCCGGCTGTTCCATGTGCCTGGCGATGAACCCCGATCGGCTTGAGGGCCGGCAGATCAGCGCCAGTTCCAGCAACCGCAATTTCAAGGGCCGCCAAGGCTCAGCCAGCGGTCGCACCCTGCTGATGAGCCCGGCGATGGTGGCCGCTGCTGCCATTAACGGCCGCGTGAGCGACGTTCGCACCCTGCTCAACGCTTGA
- a CDS encoding glycosyltransferase family 4 protein, with protein MISSRPDLAAVLAFGMAALLTAVLVPIVRRAGLRWGLIDQPDSRKQHTTPMVRLGGVGIVGGFVIALAVIWLMGGFVELPVQRDSQIWTTLAGALCFFVIGLADDLFALPPLPRLGGQVLVAMAVWSQGVQIGAIDVPFPLFGSPPGAIPLPAALSLLATVIWLVGITNAINWLDGLDGLAAGVSGIAAVGLLSVSYSLNQPAPGLLAAALAGSCLGFLRHNFNPARIFMGDGGSYFLGFALAAISIVGPAKGLTTVSLLLPLLILSLPLADMSAVIMGRLSQGHSPFYPDRRHLHHRLLRAGFSHRRTVVLIYAFTQWLAALALVLANAELRFLWLGLATAVLIVVVTAARRSLNSEQLASHDG; from the coding sequence ATGATCTCCAGCCGGCCGGACCTCGCCGCTGTTCTGGCGTTTGGGATGGCGGCGCTCCTCACCGCCGTGCTGGTGCCCATCGTGCGCCGAGCTGGGCTGCGGTGGGGCCTGATCGATCAGCCCGATTCCCGCAAGCAGCACACCACGCCGATGGTGCGCCTTGGAGGCGTGGGCATCGTGGGTGGCTTTGTGATCGCGCTGGCCGTGATCTGGCTGATGGGTGGCTTCGTGGAGCTGCCAGTCCAGCGCGATAGCCAGATCTGGACGACCCTCGCCGGGGCGCTCTGTTTCTTTGTGATCGGTCTGGCTGACGACCTCTTTGCCCTGCCACCGCTGCCCCGCCTGGGGGGGCAGGTGTTGGTGGCGATGGCGGTCTGGAGCCAGGGGGTGCAGATCGGTGCCATCGACGTGCCGTTCCCTCTCTTCGGTAGTCCGCCTGGAGCGATCCCGCTGCCCGCTGCCCTGAGCCTTCTGGCCACAGTGATTTGGCTGGTGGGCATCACCAATGCGATCAACTGGCTCGATGGTCTCGATGGCCTGGCGGCGGGTGTGAGCGGGATCGCCGCCGTTGGGCTGCTGTCGGTGAGCTACAGCCTCAACCAGCCCGCCCCTGGTCTGCTGGCAGCCGCCCTGGCGGGCAGCTGCCTGGGCTTTCTGCGGCACAACTTCAACCCCGCCCGCATTTTTATGGGTGACGGCGGCTCTTATTTCCTGGGCTTTGCCCTGGCGGCCATCAGCATCGTCGGTCCGGCCAAAGGTCTCACCACCGTGAGCCTGCTGTTGCCGTTGCTGATCCTCTCGCTCCCCCTGGCTGATATGTCGGCGGTGATCATGGGCCGCCTCAGCCAGGGCCATTCCCCCTTCTATCCCGATCGCCGCCACTTGCATCACCGCCTGCTGCGGGCCGGTTTCAGCCATCGCCGCACCGTGGTGCTGATCTACGCCTTCACCCAGTGGCTTGCAGCCCTGGCACTGGTGCTGGCCAATGCTGAGCTGCGTTTCCTCTGGCTGGGCTTGGCCACTGCTGTGCTGATTGTGGTGGTAACTGCCGCCCGCCGCAGCCTCAATAGCGAGCAACTTGCCAGCCATGACGGCTGA